The DNA region gttaaaaaacaaagaaatcaccAAAAAGCTTTTTGATAGCTACGTCAAAGTCGATGGGGAGGATTATGAGAGAACACGGACGCATGAATAATTTATGggcattttctttcttttccatagttgatcaaatttattttcttaagtgaCTCCATGAGGCACTTCATCGACAAGGATTTATGAGGCCAGTTCACCAACAAGACACACAGACACAAATCATAACACTTTTGACGTACtataatcattaataaaaaaaacaaaaatttatattactcaTGAAACTGAACATTTTTAGAAAGAGTATTTAGAAGACTTGGTCTTCTCtcttatattatatgtttttgttattaaatcatcctccaaaatatatatatatatatatatatatatatatatatataaaattaagtaatagaacactacagtaaaacctatctcctatatattaaaagataaatatttttgaagaaatgTTGACGTGTCGTCAGAGAGCTTTATGCCCACTTTATTACTTGCccttaatattctataatattacataaaactgtcattactattcaatttatttgtatacacaatattttgttcctataaattctaaaattggtaaatattattcaaatattaataaatattatcccctacatgttttcgaaattattttcaaaacctatgtattataatataataaaaaaattataacatgagaggtaaaaaatatatatttaaatcatattttcaaaaatattaataatattatttcttattgtttaaaattttttgacaaaaaaaaattgaaattaattttaaataatagatattggaaaatctttaaaaaacaattgacggcatcttaaatttattttaaactataaactatttaaatttatgcaaatcctaattttcagttttccatATAGAAATTTCTGATATATAAGACCAACATATATTAAAGAttccttaatttcaaaattaacatattaaaaaatagaaaatcttatatatattttaatattatttcttaaagatTTCGAGGGACGggtttttatagataaaaaaatattataccccTTATGGAGTATGGCTACCGGGACGGATTTGACCCGCTTAAAAATTTAGGTCATTCGTTTcgaaaatttttaatatttttgatggtttttaactttttatccgtttcataatttacaagttttatacaatTCTGATTAATCACTAATTCGATAAATGTTAGATTCGggtatgttgttttgtgaatcttaattttatgttgaaaccttttttatttcaaaaaatcacaaactgaatgaaaccaaactaatataaatttgaacggtaaatgatttaataaataattatatctataaatgtaactctatatgtacataatatattacaaaccttATAATAAGTATAGTTTTTGAATTGAAATTAATCATCTACGTACGAGTGGATCTGTACCTAGTAACTTAATACTCGATaagatactaatttttttaacttttttttttgtaaaatatgatctcaataacattatatattaataatcatatatctatgacaaaagaaaataaataagttatggAATCTGAAATTACTGGGCAAAACAGGCACCAAATAAATGTGGAAAATGAAATctgcaaaagcaaaaaaaaaaaccccaaaatttgGATACTCAGTCAAATCCCTAAATTATTCGAAATCGAAAATTTCACACACAGAGAAGCGCCAGACCTAAAAAACCTCAAAACTTCCCCCACAAAAATGGCGCTTTTACTCTAACCCATTTCCTTTTACCTTCCTCATACATTAACAACccttctctcaaatctctctttccccattgaaaaaaagaaaaaaaaccatggCGGAGAATCAGAACTGTACGAGGATGACGAGGGCGGCGGCGAAACGTAAGGCTTCGTCCATGGCGGTGGACGAAAACAACCCAGTTACCAAGAAGAGAGTTGTCCTCGGTGAGCTTCCGAATATGTCCAATATAGTCGCTGTTCCGGTGGAACCCAATCTAGAAAGAGATACCCTTAAGGCTAAAGCAAGTGTTAACGCCGCGAAgaagcagatgaagaagaaggctttGATGGTTCCTGAACCTATCGTAGTGATTGAACCGAGATCTGTTGATCCTCAGATGTGTGAGCCTTTTGCGAATGATATTTGTGCCTATCTTCGTGAAATGGAGGTAATACAAACTTCTCTAGTAGATTTATTCCTCGATTAGCCCATTTTGGAAAGAGTTCAAAATTGTGGTTTCAGTTTATGTCATTTGGGAAATTAGGACTGTTTTTGGGACTTGATGTTGACTAGTTGCAACTTGCATTCATGGGTTTGATTAAAGTTATGTTTTTTGATTAAGTTTCTGTGATGTTGTCCAGTCTCAGTTTATGTTTAAAGAGCTTAGGGATTGAGGATACTTTGGgactaactaactaactaatataaatttttggattGGTGAAATTCAGGGGAAGCCGAATTATAGACCTCTACCTGATTATATTGAAAAGGTTCAGAACGATCTAACACCTCATATGAGAGCGGTTTTGGTGGACTGGTTAGTTGAGGTTGCTGAGGAATACAAACTCGTCTCGGATACGCTTTATCTCACTGTATCCTATATCGATAGATTCTTGTCTGTGAAGCCTATTAACAGACAGAAGCTTCAGCTTGTGGGAGTTTCTGCAATGCTTATTGCGTCGTAAGCATCTTAACCCTCTTTTGCGTTATTGTTTTCTTGGTCTGTAGCTGCTTATGgaatctttgttttgcttttaaaaaaaagtaggaAATATGAAGAGATTGGTCCTCCTAAAGTGGAAGATTTTTGTTACATCACGGATAATACATTTGCTAAACAAGAGGTGGTGTCCATGGAGGCAGATATACTTCTTGCTTTGCAGTTTGAATTAGGAAGTCCAACCATCAAAACATTCCTAAGGTTCGACTCTGATCAATCAGTTCTGGTGTTTTGTACTTGCTTTTGATTGTATGGTTTTACTTATCTTCATTCTGagtgttttgcttcttcttttcttatgttCCGTATGTGCAGACGGTTTACACGGGTTGCACAAGAAGATTTCAATGTAAGCTCAAAACCAATCTACCTCTAAATTGTGGCATATGTATCTTATAAAGTGTCAGATTGTTAAATATTCTCTTATTTCCTTGCCTTCTTTTTCAGGACTCACAATTGGAGATAGAGTTCCTTTGTTGCTATCTATCAGAATTGAGTATGTTAGATTACACATGTGTGAAGTATTTGCCATCTCTTTTGGCTGCTTCAGCTGTCTTTCTTGCCCGATTCATCATCCGTCCAAAACAGCATCCTTGGGTTAGCAAATTAAAAAACCACTACTAATTCTTTTACAAAGAGTTCTTGTATTCTAACTCTCTTCTGGTGATGTATAACAGAATCAAATGTTAGAAGAATACACGAAGTACAAAGCAGCTGATCTGCAACTATGTGTGGGTATCATACATGACTTGTATCTAAGCAGAAGAGGAAACACTCTAGAAGCTGTTAGAAATAAATACAAGCAACATAAGGTAAATTCAACAAAATACAATGATATAGCGTCAACTTGTAATATATGTTGCAACTTATATCTGATTTCTATTATTTGTTACAGTACAAGTGCGTTGCCACCATGCCTGTTTCACCTGAGCTTCCTCTTGCATTCTTTGAAGATATTTCCATTAGAGGAAAGGCGTAAAAGAAGCATGAAGCTTATGTATTGGAAATTGCTTGTACCTAAGTTTTTTTGAGTTGTATATATCTGTTATTAGAGTGGCAGATTAGTATTATCGAGtatctctttttaatttgtgttcAATGATTTTTTTGCTAACGTTAGTTAAGAAACTCCTTTCTTGGCTTGGCCAATTTTTTCAGTGGTTATATTATTAGCTTTTGTATTGGATTCGCTTTCTGCTTTTTTCTTTATGATGTAATCGTGTAAAAGCCTCTTTCAATCATATTGGAATGTGCACATCCtcttaaaaagaagaaaagtacaACAAAGACTTTGTCACtacatatttaatatttgtgatGTCACATTCACAAAAGCTATGCTAAATAACTCTTATCACCACTTTGGGGTATGTATAAAAGGTGAAGTTGTTTACCGTATCTTGAGGGTAGTTATTTTTTGTGCACCTAGCTATCTGAGATGGACACTCTTTTGGGTAGTTCTATTGACGAGGAAGACCAAGGAGAAGGAAAAAAGTTGCTGTGTGAGATGAGGTAGACTATAAAGGCAACATAAGCAGTTGTCCAGACGCAGACGGTAACTCCAAACATGAACCCGTCAACTTCTGAGACAAAGAAATCCAACAGAAGATACCCATTGATGATCATTACAAGGGCAGCCACAGTCCAAGCTATTCTCTGCAATATAATCATAAATCCAATCAACACTCATCATGCTTCTTTCTTCAATTCAAGGACTTGGAATCTAAATCAAATACTAAGATAACAGCACAAGTGAAACAGAGGCACCTATAAAATGATAGACTACACTAATTCACCTAATGATTCTAATGGAGGCGCATAAAAAAGTGGGAAGCTCAGAGCATTTAATTAAAAAGTGGAAGTTAACCTGAAGGATAGGCCCAATCTTGAAGTCTCCCATAATTTCTTCTTTGGATACCAAGGTtagaagagggagaagagcaAAAGGAATTTGTACAGACTGAAGCACATTGAGCCATTCATTCAAAACATCCAAGGAAGCTTCAGAAGTGTTGAAGACAATTGCCACAATCATAGTTGGCACTATAGCACAGCTTCTTGTTATTACTGCCCTCATCCATTTCTTAAGCCGGAGGTTCAAAAACCCGCCCATTATAAACTGTCCAGCATATGTACCAGTTATTGTACTGCTTTGTCCGGCTGCTAACAACCCGATACCCCAGATATATAGAATCGGTAGAAGTCCACCTCCAAATTTCTCTTGAAGATACTGACCCGCATTAACTAGGCCAATGTTATTAGCTTTCTCGGTTCCATAAAATCCTTTTGCAAAGACAGTCGTCACAAACAAGTTAATCATGAACGATATGAAAAGGGCGACCGATGACTCGATCAAATAGTAATTAAGTGCCTCTTGAACTCGTGACTTCCTCTTTGGATCGATTTTCCTCGACTGTACAAGAGCCGAATGCAAAAACACATTGTGAGGCATTATGACACAGCCAACCACACCTACAGCTTGCCTAATTGTCTTTGAGCTAAGTCTCGGGAGTAAAATACCTATCCATGATCACAAAGACTTGATTTTTAAACACTCA from Camelina sativa cultivar DH55 chromosome 3, Cs, whole genome shotgun sequence includes:
- the LOC104777656 gene encoding cyclin-A3-4 isoform X2: MAENQNCTRMTRAAAKRKASSMAVDENNPVTKKRVVLGELPNMSNIVAVPVEPNLERDTLKAKASVNAAKKQMKKKALMVPEPIVVIEPRSVDPQMCEPFANDICAYLREMEGKPNYRPLPDYIEKVQNDLTPHMRAVLVDWLVEVAEEYKLVSDTLYLTVSYIDRFLSVKPINRQKLQLVGVSAMLIASKYEEIGPPKVEDFCYITDNTFAKQEVVSMEADILLALQFELGSPTIKTFLRRFTRVAQEDFNDSQLEIEFLCCYLSELSMLDYTCVKYLPSLLAASAVFLARFIIRPKQHPWNQMLEEYTKYKAADLQLCVGIIHDLYLSRRGNTLEAVRNKYKQHKYKCVATMPVSPELPLAFFEDISIRGKA
- the LOC104777655 gene encoding metal transporter Nramp2 isoform X2, whose amino-acid sequence is MENDVKVVDEKVEEADRLLPHPQSHHHLTSSDDSESEAAYETNEKILIVDFESPDDPTTGDAAPPFSWRKLWLFTGPGFLMSIAFLDPGNLEGDLQAGAIAGYSLLWLLMWATAMGLLIQMLSARVGVATGRHLAELCRDEYPTWARYVLWSMAELALIGADIQEVIGSAIAIQILSRGVLPLWAGVVITASDCFLFLFLENYGVRKLEAVFAVLIATMGLSFAWMFGETKPNGKELMIGILLPRLSSKTIRQAVGVVGCVIMPHNVFLHSALVQSRKIDPKRKSRVQEALNYYLIESSVALFISFMINLFVTTVFAKGFYGTEKANNIGLVNAGQYLQEKFGGGLLPILYIWGIGLLAAGQSSTITGTYAGQFIMGGFLNLRLKKWMRAVITRSCAIVPTMIVAIVFNTSEASLDVLNEWLNVLQSVQIPFALLPLLTLVSKEEIMGDFKIGPILQRIAWTVAALVMIINGYLLLDFFVSEVDGFMFGVTVCVWTTAYVAFIVYLISHSNFFPSPWSSSSIELPKRVSISDS
- the LOC104777656 gene encoding cyclin-A3-4 isoform X1; this translates as MAENQNCTRMTRAAAKRKASSMAVDENNPVTKKRVVLGELPNMSNIVAVPVEPNLERDTLKAKASVNAAKKQMKKKALMVPEPIVVIEPRSVDPQMCEPFANDICAYLREMEGKPNYRPLPDYIEKVQNDLTPHMRAVLVDWLVEVAEEYKLVSDTLYLTVSYIDRFLSVKPINRQKLQLVGVSAMLIASRKYEEIGPPKVEDFCYITDNTFAKQEVVSMEADILLALQFELGSPTIKTFLRRFTRVAQEDFNDSQLEIEFLCCYLSELSMLDYTCVKYLPSLLAASAVFLARFIIRPKQHPWNQMLEEYTKYKAADLQLCVGIIHDLYLSRRGNTLEAVRNKYKQHKYKCVATMPVSPELPLAFFEDISIRGKA
- the LOC104777655 gene encoding metal transporter Nramp2 isoform X1; the encoded protein is MENDVKVVDEKVEEADRLLPHPQSHHHLTSSEDSESEAAYETNEKILIVDFESPDDPTTGDAAPPFSWRKLWLFTGPGFLMSIAFLDPGNLEGDLQAGAIAGYSLLWLLMWATAMGLLIQMLSARVGVATGRHLAELCRDEYPTWARYVLWSMAELALIGADIQEVIGSAIAIQILSRGVLPLWAGVVITASDCFLFLFLENYGVRKLEAVFAVLIATMGLSFAWMFGETKPNGKELMIGILLPRLSSKTIRQAVGVVGCVIMPHNVFLHSALVQSRKIDPKRKSRVQEALNYYLIESSVALFISFMINLFVTTVFAKGFYGTEKANNIGLVNAGQYLQEKFGGGLLPILYIWGIGLLAAGQSSTITGTYAGQFIMGGFLNLRLKKWMRAVITRSCAIVPTMIVAIVFNTSEASLDVLNEWLNVLQSVQIPFALLPLLTLVSKEEIMGDFKIGPILQRIAWTVAALVMIINGYLLLDFFVSEVDGFMFGVTVCVWTTAYVAFIVYLISHSNFFPSPWSSSSIELPKRVSISDS